The nucleotide window GTGGAGAAAATGTGCAGGGACTGCTATTATTTCAGAGCTACCGAACTTTATCCTAGTCCCTTCATCTGGTATGTCTACTATCCTCCCCCTTACTTCCACACCAAGGTGCGGGACGAACCTCTCCCATAGCGTCGATACGTATATCGTAGCGTTAGGTGCTACGTCCATCCATAAGTTTAAGGAACCTATTACGTCCGGGTCTTGATGGGAAAATAATATGTACTTTATGTTTTCGGGCTTTATGAATTCACCTACGTTTTGAAAGACCCTCTCAAAGACAAAATACCCACCTGGATCGAGTAATATGCCCTCATTTCCGTCGGTAATTAAGTATTGGTTAGTAAGAACACCTTTCTCGTACTCTGACTCATCCAAACCTAGCCATATAAACTTGTGGTCACCATCTTCATATAAGGTGTAGGGTTTGTGAACCTTTAGTCTCGTACTCATTAAGATCATATTAGAATAGAGTATATTTAATCTATGTGTAAAAAATATAATTTTTGTCATGATCAGCTAGTCAGAATATGAATTTATACTATTTATACACGATTAATATTTCCTTAATCATAGTTAATTGAGATGTAGATGTCCTAGCCTTCTAACTAATTCTATGTGCTTTCCAAAGAACGTAATGCTCCTCCCATGACAGTTAAGTATTGGAGAAAACCCACAGAGGGCACCATAGTGAATGCCTTTAGTCCAATGACGAAAAGTAGAGCTATTACTAAATGCTCCTTTTCACACCTCATCGAGTCCTTGGTCTAGTTGAGGGCGAGCAGATAAACACTTAAAAGAGTTTATTATACTCATTAAGACGTTAGAGTACAGACGCCCATTCTTGTCTCCAACAAATGTTTCCGCACTATATTTATGGTTCTGTTGTACTTTATCAACTTAGCGAGTACAAGATAACTAAATCGGGATATCTTTACTGGAAGGCTCCGTTAACGGGGGGTTCAGATATCTTTTGCGATTTCCATTATTTTCAATAGGGTGTTAAAGGTTAATTATACAAGACGAGAGAGATAATAATACAAGGAAGCTAGTAGGGCAAGCAATAAGGGTATGACAATCCAATTAGATAGAACGTTAAACATAACTAGTTATTTGTCCGCGAATTATACTAATTCGGGAATGAATATTTTAATTCGCAATGGGGACATGGGCTACCCTTATAGTAGGAACTTAAAAAATTTGAAGGAAAATTTTTAAATTCAAAATTTTCCGTAATCCCAGAGTCGCGATAGACATTGAAGAAGGTGTTACCGGTCTATTTAATACCGTATG belongs to Stygiolobus caldivivus and includes:
- a CDS encoding MBL fold metallo-hydrolase, which encodes MSTRLKVHKPYTLYEDGDHKFIWLGLDESEYEKGVLTNQYLITDGNEGILLDPGGYFVFERVFQNVGEFIKPENIKYILFSHQDPDVIGSLNLWMDVAPNATIYVSTLWERFVPHLGVEVRGRIVDIPDEGTRIKFGSSEIIAVPAHFLHSPGNFHYYDVKSKVYFSGDLGAAVFPEDKWYLIVDNFEEHIKYMEAFHRRYLANKKALSRLLSEIEKLSIEVIAPQHGSIFVGENVKKFINWLKSLDRIGVDYLWP